A genomic region of Miscanthus floridulus cultivar M001 chromosome 3, ASM1932011v1, whole genome shotgun sequence contains the following coding sequences:
- the LOC136546861 gene encoding COBRA-like protein 10, translated as MVMAAPPVPLRRRRALLVVSTLLAVVTAAVAQDYNDGGGDDEDDEKKKPQFKAQEACNGVFLSYTFMERTKEYPHLKNATAQPYAFKATASVLNTMTEDLKAWQMFVGFEHKEILVSVGGAVLLDGSDLPANVSGGVTFAGYPMADLLNSIETAGEPSLIESKIEITGTQFGVKPPGKPMPKTIKLTNPEGFRCPAPNHKGSVMYVCCVKDRKFKAKKANSTRYQTRRKADLTFAYDVLQATPNSYQVQVTIDNWSPISRLDNWNLTWEWKRGEFIYNMKGAYTLLKEGPACIYSPAAGYYKDFDFTPVYNCEKRPVIVDLPPEREKDDAIGNVPFCCKNGTLLPPTMDPSKSRAVFQMQVYKLPPDLNRTALYPPQNWKISGKLNPQYACGQPIRVNPQEFPDPTGLMSSTPAVASWQVACNITRPKKRASKCCVSFSAYYNDSVVPCNTCACGCGNDMATCDPDRQVMLLPPEALLIPFDNRTAKARAWAKIKHWRVPNPMPCSDNCGVSINWHVMNNYKSGWSARMTIFNWQDYTFKDWFAAVTMGSHFSGYENVYSFNGTRMGAPFNNTIFMQGVPGLAYLDPITYGKTPEEPRLPGKQQSVLSFTRKDAPNIDIPKGEGFPKRVYFDGEECALPDRIPKVSSARRRAGTASLGQVAMAAALVMIVALLDSLCL; from the exons ATGGTCATGGCAGCGCCGCCAGTgccgctccggcggcggcgggcgctccTGGTGGTGTCGACGTTGCTCGCCGTGGTCACTGCCGCGGTGGCGCAGGACTATAacgatggcggcggcgacgacgaggacgacgagaaGAAGAAGCCGCAGTTCAAGGCGCAGGAGGCGTGCAACGGCGTGTTCCTGTCGTACACGTTCATGGAGCGCACCAAGGAGTACCCGCACCTGAAGAACGCGACGGCGCAGCCGTACGCGTTCAAAGCGACGGCGTCGGTGCTCAACACCATGACCGAGGACCTGAAGGCGTGGCAGATGTTCGTGGGCTTCGAGCACAAGGAGATCCTCGTGTCCGTCGGCGGCGCCGTGCTCCTGGACGGCTCCGACCTCCCCGCCAACGTGTCCGGCGGCGTCACCTTCGCGGGGTACCCGATGGCCGACCTCCTCAACTCCATCGAGACGGCGGGCGAGCCGTCCCTGATCGAGAGCAAGATTGAGATCACCGGCACCCAGTTCGGCGTGAAGCCCCCCGGCAAGCCCATGCCCAAGACCATCAAGCTGACCAACCCCGAGGGCTTCCGGTGCCCCGCCCCAAACCACAAAG GCAGCGTGATGTACGTGTGCTGCGTCAAGGACCGCAAGTTCAAGGCGAAGAAGGCCAACAGCACGCGGTACCAGACACGGCGGAAGGCGGACCTGACGTTCGCCTACGACGTGCTGCAGGCGACACCCAACAGCTACCAGGTGCAGGTGACCATCGACAACTGGAGCCCCATCAGCCGGCTGGACAACTGGAACCTCACCTGGGAGTGGAAGCGCGGCGAGTTCATCTACAACATGAAGGGCGCCTACACGCTGCTCAAGGAAGGCCCCGCCTGCATCTACAGCCCCGCCGCGGGCTACTACAAGGACTTCGACTTCACCCCGGTCTACAACTGCGAGAAGCGGCCCGTCATCGTGGACCTCCCGCCGGAGCGGGAGAAGGACGACGCCATCGGGAACGTGCCCTTCTGCTGCAAGAACGGCACCCTGCTGCCGCCCACCATGGACCCGTCCAAGTCGCGGGCCGTGTTCCAGATGCAGGTGTACAAGCTGCCGCCGGACCTCAACCGCACGGCGCTGTACCCGCCGCAGAACTGGAAGATCTCCGGCAAGCTCAACCCGCAGTACGCGTGCGGGCAGCCCATCCGCGTGAACCCCCAGGAGTTCCCGGACCCGACGGGGCTCATGTCGTCCACCCCGGCCGTGGCGTCGTGGCAGGTGGCGTGCAACATCACGCGGCCCAAGAAGCGCGCCTCCAAGTGCTGCGTCTCCTTCTCCGCCTACTACAACGACTCCGTGGTGCCGTGCAACACCTGCGCCTGCGGCTGCGGCAACGACATGGCGACGTGCGACCCGGACAGGCAGGTCATGCTGCTGCCACCGGAGGCGCTGCTCATCCCGTTCGACAACCGGACGGCCAAGGCCCGGGCGTGGGCCAAGATCAAGCACTGGCGGGTGCCCAACCCCATGCCGTGCAGCGACAACTGCGGCGTCAGCATCAACTGGCACGTCATGAACAACTACAAGTCCGGCTGGTCGGCGCGCATGACCATCTTCAACTGGCAGGACTACACCTTCAAGGACTGGTTTGCCGCCGTCACCATGGGCAGCCACTTCAGCGGCTACGAGAACGTCTACTCCTTCAACGGCACGCGGATGGGCGCCCCCTTCAACAACACCATCTTCATGCAGGGGGTGCCGGGCCTCGCGTACCTCGACCCCATCACCTACGGGAAGACGCCGGAGGAACCCAGGCTTCCCGGCAAGCAGCAGTCGGTCCTCTCCTTCACCAGGAAAGACGCGCCCAATATCGACATTCCCAAAGGGGAAGGTTTCCCCAAGAGGGTCTACTTCGACGGCGAGGAGTGCGCACTGCCGGATAGGATACCCAAGGTGTCGAGCGCGCGCCGGCGGGCTGGGACGGCGAGCCTCGGGCAGGTtgccatggcggcggcgctcgTGATGATTGTGGCGCTACTGGATTCCTTGTGCCTATGA
- the LOC136544402 gene encoding uncharacterized protein, whose product MEAEAAQAEEPPAACEAAAEAIQRVPVPLWTARAGSRPPAAAAGPALAQAEAGAASRSSAGVVPALAQACSARRSQAAGRATHAQVVGAPVRAQAAGPAARTEAAGALTCAQAAGPSAGALVCAQAAGPSARAQPAGRAAHVGAAGPAAWHQAVGAAHGSGDAGSGSAATVTNGAAVDEPQVVETDWLDRFDPNSSLLLKIKLLGNRKKCRKDIKCFSFEMVVDSDLTNYKDLVESAPLAAFASR is encoded by the exons atggaggcggaggcggcgcagGCGGAGGAGCCTCCAGCGGCTTGCGAGGCAGCGGCGGAGGCCATCCAACGCGTTCCTGTGCCCCTGTGGACCGCGCGAGCGGGGTCGCGTCccccagcggcggcggctgggccGGCGCTCGCCCAGGCGGAGGCAGGAGCGGCGTCGCGCTCCTCGGCGGGGGTTGTGCCGGCTCTCGCCCAGGCTTGCTCCGCGCGGCGTTCCCAGGCGGCGGGGCGAGCCACGCACGCCCAGGTGGTCGGTGCTCCCGTGCGCGCCCAGGCGGCCGGGCCAGCCGCGCGCACCGAGGCAGCTGGCGCTCTCACGTGCGCCCAGGCGGCTGGACCTTCAGCGGGCGCTCTCGTGTGCGCCCAGGCGGCCGGACCTTCCGCGCGCGCCCAGCCAGCAGGGCGAGCCGCGCACGTCGGGGCAGCGGGGCCAGCTGCTTGGCACCAAGCGGTGGGTGCTGCCCATGGTTCAGGCGACGCTGGTTCGGGCTCTGCAGCAACCGTCACCAATGGTGCAGCTGTCGATGAACCGCAAGTAGTGGAGACTGATTGGCTCGACAG AtttgatccaaattcaagtttaTTGTTGAAAATTAAATTGTTGGGCAACAGAAAGAAGTGCAGAAAGGATATTAAATGTTTTAGCTTTGAGATGGTTGTGGATTCGGACTTGACAAATTATAAGGATCTTGTTGAATCAG CGCCGTTGGCTGCCTTCGCGTCCCGCTAG